In one window of Zhihengliuella sp. ISTPL4 DNA:
- a CDS encoding MmyB family transcriptional regulator: MSEHRHAVAEYLRARRALLQPEDVGLPRLPGRRVEGLRREEVAALARISAEYYIRLERGHDHQPSDQVLLALAQALRLDADATAYLLRLNSGGLRNSISHPPMEQKVPASVHALLQHLSHTPAIVIDGNQDVLAGNAIAKALQPASLQPGKNLLLATFDVAARDRVGETWFDLATRITASFRLRSDPNDPRFRELLATLLIQDPDFPAIWARHDVRELGTDVTRHRIEPFGLVDICWQHLRIPSTDLVVVMFANPPGSPAAAAIRYLAETLRVSSS, from the coding sequence ATGAGCGAGCATCGTCATGCGGTGGCGGAGTACCTGCGTGCGCGTCGCGCTCTGCTGCAGCCCGAAGACGTCGGTCTGCCGCGCCTGCCGGGCCGTCGGGTCGAAGGCCTCCGACGCGAAGAAGTCGCGGCGTTGGCGCGGATCAGTGCGGAGTACTACATCCGGCTGGAGCGCGGGCACGACCACCAGCCGTCCGATCAGGTGCTTCTCGCGCTGGCTCAGGCGCTCCGCCTCGATGCCGACGCGACCGCCTACCTCCTCCGACTGAACAGCGGCGGTCTCCGGAATTCGATCTCACACCCGCCGATGGAGCAGAAGGTGCCGGCGTCCGTGCATGCGCTCCTTCAGCACTTGTCGCATACACCCGCCATCGTCATCGACGGCAATCAGGATGTGCTCGCGGGCAATGCCATCGCGAAGGCGCTGCAACCGGCATCCCTGCAGCCAGGAAAGAATCTCTTGCTGGCGACGTTCGACGTCGCGGCGAGGGACCGCGTGGGGGAGACATGGTTCGACCTCGCCACACGGATCACGGCATCGTTCCGGCTGCGCAGCGACCCGAACGATCCCCGGTTCCGGGAACTGCTCGCGACGCTCCTGATCCAGGATCCGGACTTTCCGGCGATCTGGGCACGCCACGATGTGCGCGAGCTCGGAACCGACGTCACTCGCCACCGGATCGAGCCCTTCGGTCTGGTGGACATCTGCTGGCAGCACCTACGGATCCCGAGCACGGACCTCGTGGTGGTGATGTTCGCCAACCCGCCGGGGTCGCCTGCCGCTGCGGCGATCCGCTATCTCGCCGAGACTCTGCGGGTCTCCTCGAGCTGA
- a CDS encoding MmyB family transcriptional regulator, with the protein MGDETTGSRSAPTPGPVRVVFDRHLDVVFASPLATALSAAFSVGNNLARSLFLNPEFRTVLEEWEQSASHLATMLRSNIRRFGKDPRFDDLVGELGALSPPFVEHWAGTEVAPRATDIVHFFHPMTGTQAYVCRLEPDGDERVEMRWSPADGPCRTALHALWVRTRQLEETRRVSAR; encoded by the coding sequence ATGGGCGACGAGACAACAGGGTCACGGTCAGCACCGACGCCGGGACCCGTCCGCGTCGTCTTCGACCGCCATCTCGACGTCGTCTTCGCCAGCCCCCTCGCGACCGCACTGTCAGCCGCCTTCTCGGTGGGCAACAATCTCGCCCGCTCGCTGTTCTTGAATCCGGAGTTTCGGACGGTGCTCGAAGAGTGGGAGCAGTCCGCGAGTCACCTCGCCACCATGCTCCGCTCCAACATCCGTCGCTTCGGAAAGGACCCGCGATTCGACGACCTCGTCGGAGAGCTCGGCGCGCTCAGCCCGCCGTTCGTCGAGCACTGGGCCGGGACAGAGGTCGCGCCCCGCGCGACGGACATCGTGCACTTCTTCCACCCGATGACCGGCACGCAAGCGTACGTGTGCCGGCTCGAGCCGGATGGCGACGAGCGGGTGGAGATGCGCTGGTCGCCGGCCGACGGGCCGTGCCGCACGGCGCTGCATGCGCTGTGGGTCCGGACGCGTCAGCTCGAGGAGACCCGCAGAGTCTCGGCGAGATAG
- a CDS encoding HPP family protein yields the protein MRGVPEALLTTAATTASLLVLAGVATLTGLPLFALPFAASAAIVALAPASPLAQPRNVVLGHVVGAAVALGAATILGPSVWTAAIAAGLSTAPMLLLKVPHPPATATVALVGLTAPDPLFLVSPVLVAAAVVVATGIVLGRLIPARRYPVSTR from the coding sequence GTGAGGGGAGTTCCTGAAGCTCTCCTCACGACCGCGGCCACCACCGCCTCACTGCTGGTGCTCGCCGGGGTCGCCACGCTGACCGGGCTGCCGCTGTTCGCGCTCCCGTTCGCGGCCAGCGCGGCGATCGTGGCACTGGCTCCCGCGTCCCCGCTCGCACAACCGCGCAACGTCGTGCTCGGGCACGTGGTCGGCGCCGCGGTCGCCCTGGGAGCGGCAACGATCCTCGGACCCTCCGTCTGGACAGCGGCGATCGCCGCGGGACTCAGCACCGCTCCGATGCTCCTGCTCAAAGTGCCGCATCCGCCCGCGACCGCCACCGTGGCCCTGGTGGGCCTCACCGCACCCGACCCACTGTTCCTGGTCAGCCCCGTGCTGGTCGCTGCCGCCGTGGTCGTGGCGACCGGCATCGTCCTCGGCCGGCTCATCCCCGCGCGCCGCTACCCCGTCTCGACGCGCTGA
- a CDS encoding alpha/beta fold hydrolase produces MTQSHRSARIDGLDVFYREAGDPQARTLVLLHGFPTSSVMYRTLIDELSDEFHLIAPDYPGFGLSSAPSPQEWGYTFDHLADIVDALLDSLGLDRYALFVHDYGAPVGFRLAERHPDRITGIVSQNGNAYDAGLTPFWDPLRRWWAGTTTAADEEALAGLTAREGTHWQYTHGVPVDDLELVDPTLEALDQAFLDRPGNADIQRALFADYGVNPGRYAGWQEYLRRHQPLVLAAWGRHDEIFGPDGARAFAQDVPDAQVALLDAGHFPLTTRLEETTNLMRPFLRGLPD; encoded by the coding sequence GTGACCCAGTCGCACCGCAGCGCCCGCATCGACGGCCTCGACGTCTTCTATCGGGAGGCAGGTGACCCGCAGGCCCGTACGCTCGTGCTGTTGCACGGCTTCCCCACCTCGTCCGTCATGTACCGCACACTGATCGACGAGCTCTCCGATGAGTTCCACCTGATCGCTCCCGACTACCCCGGATTCGGCCTCAGCTCCGCGCCCTCACCCCAGGAGTGGGGATACACCTTCGACCACCTCGCCGATATCGTCGACGCACTCCTCGATTCCCTCGGCCTCGACCGGTACGCCCTCTTCGTGCACGACTACGGCGCCCCTGTCGGCTTCCGTCTCGCCGAACGCCACCCGGACCGCATCACGGGAATCGTGTCGCAGAACGGCAACGCCTACGACGCGGGCCTCACTCCGTTCTGGGATCCGCTGCGCCGCTGGTGGGCGGGCACAACGACCGCGGCAGACGAGGAGGCCCTCGCGGGCCTCACCGCCAGGGAAGGCACCCACTGGCAGTACACCCACGGTGTCCCCGTGGACGACCTGGAGCTGGTGGACCCGACGCTGGAGGCCCTCGACCAGGCTTTCCTCGACCGTCCGGGCAACGCGGACATCCAGCGCGCACTCTTCGCCGACTACGGGGTCAACCCCGGGCGCTACGCGGGGTGGCAGGAGTACCTGCGTCGTCACCAGCCTCTCGTGCTGGCCGCGTGGGGTCGTCACGACGAGATCTTCGGGCCGGACGGCGCACGCGCATTCGCACAGGACGTGCCGGACGCGCAGGTCGCGTTGCTGGACGCCGGGCACTTCCCGCTCACCACGCGTCTCGAGGAGACGACGAACCTGATGCGCCCCTTCCTGCGCGGTCTCCCGGACTGA
- a CDS encoding CGNR zinc finger domain-containing protein, with product MDRPLRGEPLALDLVNTAWVEGDHRVDLFDDPAGVSAWLAEHRLPGGRGARAALVRARDAIRAAVTGDTDPLGVVLAHGSRRPGLRQGVPSEEVIVDDPDWHAAWVAAADLVRLYGERPERIRPCANPECVLWFYDTSKSGQRRWCSMQGCGNRMKAARFYDKHVRPKAAR from the coding sequence ATGGACAGACCGCTCCGCGGCGAACCTCTCGCGCTCGACCTCGTCAACACCGCCTGGGTCGAGGGCGATCACCGGGTCGATCTCTTCGACGACCCCGCTGGCGTGTCCGCCTGGCTCGCGGAGCACCGGCTGCCGGGAGGTCGGGGGGCGCGAGCGGCGCTGGTCCGTGCCCGGGATGCGATCCGCGCGGCGGTGACCGGCGACACCGACCCGCTCGGTGTCGTCCTCGCGCACGGCTCACGTCGCCCGGGTCTCCGCCAGGGCGTGCCCAGCGAGGAAGTCATCGTCGACGACCCCGATTGGCACGCGGCGTGGGTCGCGGCGGCCGACCTGGTCCGCCTCTACGGCGAGCGCCCGGAGCGCATCCGCCCCTGCGCGAATCCCGAATGCGTCCTGTGGTTCTACGACACGAGCAAGAGCGGCCAGCGCCGTTGGTGCTCCATGCAGGGGTGCGGCAATCGGATGAAAGCCGCGCGGTTCTACGACAAGCACGTCAGGCCGAAGGCGGCCCGCTGA
- a CDS encoding cyclodeaminase/cyclohydrolase family protein, producing MTDSADVPTSRPMDAWLDALSQPTGSPGGGAASGVMLGLAAALMGMVAGYTPDVRAVAESADRLVRVRTELLEAVEADGVVSASFGAALAMSPDDPAREERVRDAAVEAAQSVARLGRIGVTLVPEARTLASDGNPHVAVDLAVATEALHAGLSGASLNLRANLQLARRHGASTSMLTALQEEIGRVAEARTQVARITAELSARLD from the coding sequence ATGACGGATTCCGCAGACGTCCCGACATCCCGCCCGATGGATGCCTGGCTCGACGCTCTCAGTCAGCCCACGGGATCACCGGGCGGAGGGGCGGCGTCGGGCGTGATGCTCGGTCTGGCGGCAGCGCTGATGGGCATGGTCGCCGGATACACCCCCGATGTCCGCGCCGTCGCCGAGAGCGCGGACCGGCTCGTCCGCGTTCGTACGGAGCTCCTGGAGGCCGTCGAAGCGGATGGTGTGGTGTCGGCGAGCTTCGGGGCCGCGCTCGCGATGTCACCGGATGACCCCGCGCGGGAGGAGCGCGTCCGTGACGCCGCCGTCGAGGCCGCGCAGTCGGTCGCGCGGCTCGGCCGCATCGGCGTGACCCTGGTCCCCGAGGCTCGCACGCTCGCGTCGGACGGCAATCCTCACGTCGCCGTGGACCTCGCCGTCGCGACGGAGGCGCTGCACGCGGGCCTGTCGGGTGCGTCCCTAAACCTGCGGGCGAATCTGCAGCTCGCCAGGCGGCACGGAGCCTCCACGTCGATGCTGACGGCCCTGCAGGAAGAGATCGGTCGCGTGGCCGAGGCGCGCACTCAGGTCGCACGGATCACCGCGGAGCTGTCCGCGCGCCTGGACTGA
- a CDS encoding aminoglycoside phosphotransferase family protein, with protein sequence MEQTPRTAPSATGASGAPDPDRASRLRMLLATADHLRERWHLRQDGPIRSGEAGIVLPVRGADGEAAALKVQPPGPEVDAAVLGLGQWDGEGIVRLLASDAERGGLLLERLDPERSLEGVTDDDEATRVVGALLARLHGIRPPDGLPLLGTVVQQMLHRAPEARRTLTAEDRRRFDRWVRRVGEVAAEAGDRFLHWDMHFGNVLHADREPWLAIDPEPLIGDAGFDLWPVLDSGWSSDPRRTDAARIVRRRFDILTDMLQLDRDRATAWTAARLLQNTLWDIEDGEQAIAYSATVLDDALQSRPAS encoded by the coding sequence GTGGAGCAGACACCCAGGACGGCCCCCTCGGCGACCGGTGCGTCCGGAGCGCCGGATCCCGATCGCGCCTCGCGGCTTCGGATGCTCCTCGCCACCGCAGACCATCTCAGAGAGAGATGGCATCTGCGACAGGACGGCCCGATCCGCTCCGGCGAAGCCGGCATCGTCCTTCCCGTTCGAGGCGCGGACGGGGAGGCGGCTGCGCTCAAAGTGCAGCCGCCCGGTCCGGAGGTCGACGCGGCCGTTCTCGGCCTGGGTCAGTGGGACGGTGAAGGGATCGTGCGGCTGCTCGCGAGCGATGCCGAGCGCGGCGGACTGCTCTTGGAGCGTCTCGATCCCGAGCGGAGTCTGGAGGGCGTCACGGATGACGACGAGGCGACCCGCGTCGTCGGCGCCCTTCTCGCGCGCCTGCACGGCATCCGCCCTCCCGACGGTCTCCCGCTCCTCGGAACGGTCGTGCAGCAGATGCTTCACCGAGCGCCGGAGGCGAGGAGGACGCTCACCGCTGAGGACCGGCGGCGGTTCGACCGCTGGGTGCGCCGGGTCGGCGAGGTCGCGGCGGAGGCGGGCGATCGCTTCCTGCACTGGGACATGCACTTCGGAAACGTGCTGCATGCGGACCGAGAGCCCTGGTTGGCGATCGACCCGGAGCCCCTCATCGGCGACGCCGGCTTCGATCTCTGGCCCGTGCTGGACAGCGGGTGGAGCAGCGACCCCAGGAGGACGGACGCCGCGCGCATCGTCCGCCGCCGATTCGACATCCTCACCGACATGCTCCAGCTCGACCGGGACCGCGCGACCGCGTGGACTGCGGCGCGACTTCTCCAGAACACGCTCTGGGACATCGAGGACGGAGAGCAGGCCATCGCCTACTCCGCGACCGTGCTCGACGATGCCCTGCAGAGCCGCCCCGCATCTTAA
- a CDS encoding MFS transporter, translating to MTSTPSPTAGARRGLRGHPIATLIAVSLGLFMVGLDATVVSIANPAIAASLGTTFTELQWVTHAYLLGLAVCLILGGTLGDRFGRRRVYIIAVVAFALTSVAIGLIGSAVGVIVFRALQGVSAALLMPQTLSILRATFPREKFGMAVGIWGGVSSVAIAAGPIVGGALVATLGWESIFFINAPIALLTVVFAALVVRESTAGSARVRFDVPGLILLAIGLAGLVLAIVQSEEWGWGDLRTVLVLAGAVAVLVVFVLVEHRSSHPLLPMTLFREPGFSIGGLAVAANFFALLGVTFFLSLFLLNLRGVEGVMAGVMLLPLSAVSIVASPLGAVLVSRLGIRVTMTIGLALVALSLAALTPTGVETPYIAMAVPFVTLALGVGLTMTAGADAVVGSAPVHLAGVAGGFQATMLQLGGALGTAVFAAVVAAGSTRGGALLGLSPAQNDALAQGIVPAGLSAEEVGVAQDAFLSGLHAAMLVGAGVTAAVAILAALFLRSSRRHTAGEIVVETLEGAVGAP from the coding sequence ATGACCTCGACCCCCTCTCCCACCGCAGGCGCGCGGCGCGGCCTGCGCGGACACCCGATCGCCACTCTCATCGCCGTCTCGCTCGGCCTCTTCATGGTGGGTCTCGACGCCACCGTCGTCTCGATCGCGAACCCCGCGATCGCGGCGTCGCTGGGGACGACGTTCACCGAGCTGCAGTGGGTCACCCACGCCTATCTGCTCGGACTCGCCGTCTGCCTCATCCTCGGCGGCACCCTCGGCGACCGTTTCGGCCGCCGGCGCGTCTACATCATCGCCGTCGTCGCCTTCGCGCTCACGTCGGTCGCAATCGGCCTCATCGGCAGTGCGGTCGGCGTCATCGTGTTCCGTGCACTGCAGGGCGTGAGTGCGGCGCTGCTCATGCCGCAGACGCTGTCGATCCTGCGGGCGACGTTCCCCCGGGAGAAGTTCGGCATGGCCGTGGGGATCTGGGGCGGCGTGTCCTCGGTGGCGATCGCCGCGGGCCCCATCGTCGGCGGGGCTCTCGTGGCCACCCTCGGCTGGGAGTCGATCTTCTTCATCAACGCACCCATCGCCCTGCTGACCGTGGTCTTCGCCGCGCTCGTCGTGAGGGAGTCGACCGCCGGAAGCGCGCGCGTGCGCTTCGACGTGCCGGGACTGATCCTGCTCGCCATCGGCCTCGCCGGACTGGTGCTCGCGATCGTGCAGTCCGAGGAGTGGGGGTGGGGGGATCTGCGGACCGTGCTCGTTCTCGCGGGGGCCGTGGCCGTCCTCGTCGTCTTCGTGCTCGTCGAGCACCGCAGCTCCCACCCGCTGCTGCCGATGACGCTCTTCCGCGAGCCCGGCTTCTCGATCGGCGGCCTCGCCGTCGCCGCGAACTTCTTCGCCCTGCTCGGGGTGACGTTCTTCCTGAGTCTGTTCCTGTTGAACCTCCGCGGCGTCGAGGGCGTGATGGCCGGGGTCATGCTCCTGCCGCTGTCCGCCGTGTCCATCGTCGCCTCCCCCCTCGGGGCGGTGCTCGTCAGTCGCCTCGGCATCCGCGTGACGATGACGATCGGGCTCGCCCTCGTCGCGCTCTCGCTGGCGGCGCTCACCCCCACGGGTGTCGAGACGCCGTACATCGCCATGGCCGTCCCCTTCGTGACACTGGCGCTCGGCGTCGGGCTGACCATGACGGCGGGCGCGGACGCCGTGGTCGGCAGTGCGCCCGTGCATCTCGCCGGCGTGGCCGGCGGCTTCCAGGCCACCATGCTCCAGCTCGGCGGGGCCCTCGGAACCGCGGTGTTCGCCGCCGTCGTTGCAGCAGGCAGCACCCGCGGCGGGGCGCTGCTCGGCCTGTCGCCCGCCCAGAACGACGCCCTGGCCCAGGGAATCGTGCCGGCCGGGCTCAGCGCCGAGGAGGTGGGCGTGGCGCAGGACGCCTTCCTGTCCGGCCTGCACGCGGCGATGCTCGTCGGCGCGGGCGTCACTGCGGCCGTCGCGATCCTCGCCGCTCTCTTTCTCCGCAGCAGCCGCCGGCACACCGCGGGCGAGATCGTCGTCGAGACCCTCGAGGGCGCTGTCGGCGCGCCGTGA
- a CDS encoding MarR family transcriptional regulator, translating to MTTEAPIDQAELQRFADAVISIAHRIEPRTLALPDSPRLTPRDIEVLHEIAVRPASTATEIARGLGLQRSNVSATLHALRRAGLVTPGERTGGGRGVGFVLTTRAESDVARVRAHRADRLGTVPAEVLRRALSATQALVDVSGQVDLPE from the coding sequence GTGACGACCGAAGCGCCAATCGACCAAGCGGAACTCCAGCGGTTCGCCGATGCGGTGATCTCCATCGCGCATCGGATCGAGCCCCGGACGCTCGCCCTGCCGGACTCCCCGCGTCTGACGCCGAGAGACATCGAGGTCTTGCACGAGATCGCCGTCCGTCCCGCCAGCACGGCCACGGAGATCGCCCGGGGCCTCGGTCTCCAGAGAAGCAACGTGAGCGCCACACTGCACGCGTTGAGGCGCGCCGGGCTCGTCACCCCGGGCGAGCGAACGGGTGGCGGGCGAGGAGTGGGGTTCGTCCTGACGACACGCGCTGAGAGCGATGTCGCTCGCGTCCGCGCTCATCGGGCAGACAGGCTGGGAACCGTCCCGGCCGAGGTGCTGAGGCGGGCGCTGTCGGCGACGCAGGCGCTGGTCGACGTGAGCGGCCAGGTCGACCTCCCGGAGTGA
- a CDS encoding heparinase II/III domain-containing protein, with protein MPAATTKTTGTLETAFETLLTTRSVDRPVPPVPPVGAVAWDRIDAASRSGVRVEAEAVLRAAWPDLPRDAWDAFFRSGTRTTFETPYFERRRRLSTLALAAATEAGTLFGERCAEAMIDGLRLVLDEPTWCVPAHNAPPGGTLQPEPDPARPVLDLFAAESAALLAWLLTLHRHTLPVELTGRIASEIDIRVLTPFEQDAPRYHWFALPSNWNPWVVSNVLACVSLVDVDPARRAAILRTAIRSLDPYLAGVPQDGGCTEGVMYWWQSAARLFEAVEMLGWYAPTGADAVFRHPLLRALARYPMVVALGPDGWSAVFGDGSARRPRAGGGSMKDRHPGELLWRFGQRTGDSAVARFARETRGAGPAVELPLPLGRALLALLDESWRDAPASPPSAPAPVLLPESQVFAAASGPLRLVAKGGHNGEPHNHNDVGSFVVAADGAPLLIDVGSGVYTASSFTAARYNQWFTTSGFHSVPRINGVEQPPGAEFGATVLSDEREENGWAFTIDLAPAYPPDAGVTSWIRRFERIGTSAIRVTDAWPQALKPREIELVLMLARVPVLRGEGEFGLRAPDGDDVRAVLSVDPSARTTVDTIRLDDPLLRAVWGEEIARVIVRPMPGVLGASVLVDARPR; from the coding sequence GTGCCTGCAGCGACGACGAAGACGACCGGAACCCTGGAGACGGCGTTCGAGACGCTCTTGACCACGAGGTCGGTGGATCGACCTGTTCCGCCCGTGCCGCCGGTGGGCGCCGTCGCGTGGGACCGGATCGACGCTGCCAGCCGCTCCGGCGTGCGCGTGGAGGCCGAAGCGGTGCTGCGAGCCGCCTGGCCGGACCTGCCCCGCGACGCGTGGGACGCCTTCTTCCGCTCCGGCACCAGGACCACGTTCGAGACGCCCTACTTCGAGCGGCGGCGGCGACTCTCCACGCTCGCCCTCGCCGCGGCCACGGAGGCGGGGACCCTTTTCGGAGAACGCTGTGCCGAGGCGATGATCGACGGGCTCCGGCTCGTGCTGGACGAGCCGACCTGGTGCGTTCCCGCGCACAATGCCCCTCCCGGCGGCACGCTGCAGCCGGAACCCGATCCTGCGCGGCCCGTGCTCGACCTCTTCGCCGCAGAATCCGCCGCCCTGCTCGCCTGGCTCCTGACGCTTCACCGGCACACCCTCCCCGTCGAGCTCACCGGGCGGATCGCGAGCGAGATCGACATCCGGGTTCTGACACCCTTCGAGCAGGACGCGCCCCGCTACCACTGGTTCGCCCTGCCGAGCAACTGGAACCCGTGGGTCGTGTCCAACGTCCTGGCCTGCGTCTCCCTCGTCGACGTCGACCCGGCACGAAGGGCGGCGATCCTCCGCACAGCGATCCGCAGTCTGGACCCGTACCTCGCCGGAGTCCCTCAGGACGGAGGATGCACGGAGGGGGTGATGTACTGGTGGCAGTCCGCGGCCCGCCTCTTCGAGGCCGTCGAGATGCTCGGCTGGTACGCGCCGACCGGCGCAGACGCCGTCTTCCGGCATCCGCTGCTGCGCGCGCTTGCGCGGTATCCGATGGTCGTCGCCCTGGGCCCCGACGGCTGGAGCGCCGTGTTCGGCGACGGATCCGCACGGCGCCCCCGTGCGGGCGGGGGCTCGATGAAGGATCGTCATCCCGGCGAGCTCCTGTGGCGCTTCGGGCAGCGGACGGGGGACTCCGCTGTGGCGCGCTTCGCGCGGGAGACCCGGGGCGCCGGCCCGGCCGTCGAGCTTCCGCTCCCCCTCGGCCGCGCACTCCTCGCCCTCCTCGACGAGAGCTGGCGCGACGCGCCCGCTTCGCCGCCGTCCGCGCCCGCCCCGGTGCTGCTGCCGGAGTCCCAGGTCTTCGCCGCCGCCTCCGGCCCCCTTCGCCTGGTCGCGAAAGGCGGGCACAACGGCGAGCCGCACAACCACAACGACGTCGGCAGCTTCGTCGTCGCTGCGGACGGCGCCCCACTGCTGATCGACGTCGGCTCCGGCGTGTACACCGCCTCGAGCTTCACCGCCGCCCGTTACAACCAGTGGTTCACGACCTCCGGGTTCCACAGCGTCCCAAGGATCAACGGCGTCGAGCAGCCGCCGGGAGCGGAGTTCGGTGCGACGGTCCTCTCGGATGAACGTGAGGAGAACGGCTGGGCGTTCACCATCGACCTGGCACCCGCCTACCCGCCGGACGCCGGAGTGACGTCCTGGATCCGACGCTTCGAACGAATCGGGACTTCGGCGATCCGCGTCACCGATGCCTGGCCCCAGGCTCTGAAACCGCGCGAGATCGAACTGGTGCTGATGCTCGCGCGCGTGCCGGTGCTCCGCGGCGAGGGCGAGTTCGGCCTCCGCGCCCCGGACGGCGATGACGTGCGCGCCGTGCTGTCCGTCGATCCGTCGGCGCGCACGACGGTGGACACCATCCGACTCGACGACCCCCTGCTCCGCGCGGTGTGGGGCGAGGAGATCGCCCGCGTGATCGTGCGGCCGATGCCCGGGGTGCTCGGCGCGTCCGTCCTCGTGGACGCCCGGCCCCGCTGA
- a CDS encoding cation transporter codes for MRSHPALPSAQQDTLRRAIRFEWFTLAFLAVAITGVYLVMGNSQAMKAAWIEDLLSLAPPIAFLLAVRIIAKPATAKYPYGFFRSVGVAHLVAGVALFTMGAFLLVDSVIGLVSGDRPPIGSVQVFGHVIWSGWLMMGMMALTIPLPIYFGRVKMRLAKDLHNKVLYADADMNKADWMTAAGSIVGVGGIGLGLWWADAAAATFIAGSILWDGWRNTRAAITDLMDTRATTFDDEQPHPDSHAVLDHLRTLPWVRDVAVRTRDQGQFFHVEAFIVPVDDALPSLAELDRARQECQDLDWKLVDVVLVLVPELADQLTRQEEIRPSAIV; via the coding sequence ATGAGAAGCCATCCCGCCCTCCCCTCCGCGCAGCAGGACACGCTGCGCCGGGCGATCCGCTTCGAGTGGTTCACGCTCGCGTTCCTCGCCGTGGCGATCACCGGCGTGTACCTCGTGATGGGCAACTCCCAGGCGATGAAGGCCGCGTGGATCGAGGACCTGCTCTCCCTTGCGCCGCCGATCGCCTTCCTCCTGGCGGTCCGCATCATCGCGAAGCCGGCGACCGCGAAGTACCCGTACGGGTTCTTCCGCTCGGTCGGCGTGGCCCACCTCGTGGCCGGCGTCGCCCTGTTCACCATGGGCGCGTTTCTCCTGGTCGATTCCGTCATCGGGCTGGTGAGCGGGGATCGGCCTCCGATCGGCTCCGTGCAGGTGTTCGGGCACGTGATCTGGTCGGGGTGGCTGATGATGGGCATGATGGCGCTGACCATCCCGCTGCCGATCTACTTCGGCCGCGTGAAGATGCGCCTCGCGAAGGATCTGCACAACAAGGTCCTCTATGCCGATGCGGACATGAACAAGGCGGACTGGATGACCGCGGCCGGCTCGATCGTGGGCGTCGGCGGCATCGGACTGGGCCTGTGGTGGGCGGACGCGGCAGCCGCGACCTTCATCGCCGGCAGCATCCTCTGGGACGGGTGGCGCAACACCCGCGCCGCGATCACCGACCTCATGGACACCCGCGCGACGACGTTCGACGACGAGCAGCCCCACCCCGATTCCCACGCCGTGCTCGACCACCTCCGGACCCTGCCCTGGGTGCGTGATGTCGCCGTGCGGACGAGGGACCAGGGACAGTTCTTCCACGTCGAAGCGTTCATCGTGCCCGTCGATGATGCCCTGCCATCCCTGGCCGAACTCGACCGCGCACGGCAGGAGTGCCAGGACCTGGACTGGAAGCTCGTCGACGTGGTCCTCGTGCTCGTGCCGGAACTCGCCGACCAGCTGACGCGACAGGAGGAGATCCGACCGAGCGCGATCGTTTGA
- a CDS encoding transglycosylase SLT domain-containing protein, protein MWKRHRRRASASVAGSVAIIAALAGCGAIPADVDGTVDRVQDGEIRVGITHNPPWTDTTDPSGPTGEEVRLVEEFAETLDATVVWTVDSEANLADRLHDHALDLAIGGFTDDTPWVDKAAMTVPFDDASTAGETKKHVMLTVLGENRFLTTLETFLLERGDAR, encoded by the coding sequence ATGTGGAAGCGTCACCGCCGGAGGGCATCGGCCAGCGTCGCCGGAAGCGTGGCGATCATCGCCGCGCTTGCCGGGTGCGGAGCAATCCCCGCCGATGTCGACGGCACGGTCGACCGCGTCCAGGACGGCGAGATCCGGGTCGGTATCACGCACAATCCCCCGTGGACGGACACCACCGATCCCTCGGGTCCCACCGGCGAGGAAGTGCGCCTCGTCGAGGAGTTCGCCGAGACGCTTGACGCCACTGTCGTCTGGACCGTCGACAGTGAGGCGAACCTGGCGGATCGGCTGCACGACCATGCGCTCGACCTGGCGATCGGCGGGTTCACCGACGACACCCCCTGGGTCGACAAAGCGGCGATGACCGTCCCCTTCGACGACGCGTCGACCGCCGGCGAGACGAAGAAGCACGTGATGCTCACGGTCCTGGGGGAGAACCGATTCCTCACGACCCTCGAGACCTTCCTGCTCGAGCGAGGAGACGCCCGATGA